GAGAAAAATGTGCAGCCCCATAGTACCTTTTGATTCCTTAATTTCTATTTCCCAGCACTCTGGGGATCACTAACTTTGGCCTTCTTGGAGGAACCAAGTTCCTCGTAAGTATCAACTTTCCTTTTTACAGATTTGCGACCACTTTTTCCCGTCTCAATAGACTTCACAGACTCAATCTTCTCAGACATATTTTAACCTAGTTCTTCAACTACCTTGTCACTAGACTCTTCCACTAACTTGTCAGCAAAAATATCACTTTCAACTATCTTGTCACCGGATTCTTCCACCAACGTTTCACTAGAGATAACATCATTATGCTTGTTTGGACTTTTAACACTCATAGAAGATTTCTTTTTAGACTTGGAGAGAGAGTGCTTTTGTGAGAACTTTTGAGTCAAGGAACCAGGTTCTTCGTCCGCTTCATCATCCACAGTGACAACAGGCACTACCTTCTCATGCACAACCTTCCCATCCTTCACCAATATCCTCCTTCTTTGACTGACTTGGCTTTGCTTGAGAGCGGACTCAAGAGCCTCCTTCTTTTGTAACCTTGTAGTGGGTCACTTAGGAATTGGCTCTAAAGTGGCAACTAGTCTACGTCTAACCCATATAAAGCTAGCAATAGTTATATCATCCAAATCCTCTTCATTATCCCCATGCTCTTCACTAAATACAGATCTCATCTCAAGCACCACCACAGACAAAAGCTCAACATAAAAATGAGGAGATAGAGCAAGATAAATACTGACCTGGGGCTCTTGAGAGAACCCCTGAGTTGGATCCTCTGAGGAGGGATCAAGTCCTTCATTAGGTAACCCAGTAGTATTATCTTGTACCAATTGTTCAACAGGCACAAGCTCTCTAATTTCTACCAAGGTCTTAGACTCTTCCCTCTAAGGCTCAGACCTATCCTCACCTCATTCGATCATAACCCCTTTATTATCTATAAATAGCATGTTTTCTATTGCTTCTTTCTCTTGTCACTCCATGGAAAACACAGGAGAATGATGAGTGTTACCTGTGGACTCAAGATTAGGAACTGTTTTTGTTAAGTTAGCATTCTCAGAACCAGTAGTTTGGTCTACATTTTTGCCTTCGTCCATAGGAAGACTAGACATTTCCTGATTTTCCTCTTCGTCTATTGTACCCTTTTCACCCAGTTTTTCTGGCGAGGCAGGAGGAGAGCTCGTAGATACAAACCTTTTGGTCGAGATTTTGCGGCTCCGATGAGAACTAGAACTCGATTGGGTAGGAGAGGAGAGTGAGTGTGGGGGTGACTCTGACCTAGGGTTTTGTCAAGTAGTGGTGTTGAGTAAGGAGTCTAATATCGGTGTTTTAACTGGTGAGGACTCAATATGGGTATTACTTGGAACACTCGAGGTTTCGTGATTTTCAGCCATGGTGAGAATTGGTGAGTTGAAGAGAAGGGATTGGTAgtttgaagagagaaagaagaaggaaaattttgaagtttGATATGAAGAGTTATGACAGTGATGGATGTATTTAAGATGGATGAGGGACCGGGTAAGAAAGGGCGGCAGTTTTGGGAATCAGGTCGATTATCAACCGGTGAGACATTTGGGTTCAAAAGATGCAAAGAAAAGAAACTGACACACTGATGTTGTGGCACTTATTTTAACCGTTCAAAATTGTGCATGAGAGAACAGAGAATCTACTAACCTATGTCAGGAGAACCAGGTTCCCTGATGAATCTTGCACCTGTAAGCTTTGCCCTTTTTACCAGCGTGCACTGCATCAATTAGTTATTTTGCTCTGTAATCATCATGCGTGTCTACCTGTAATGGTATAGAGATAAGTTAGACTTTTCTAGAAAATACTTTTTAGCTAATTTTACTTGGACATTTCTTTCTTTGCCAATCATCGAGGGACCGGGTTCTTATTGGGTTTTATCAACCCCAGTGCCATACGATTTCTTTCAAAATATTCTCTGCTTAAGGCCTTGGTGAATATACCTGCAATCTGATCTTCTATGTTGCAGAATTTCATGCAGATGAGCCCCTTTTCAACATTATCTCTAAGGAAGTGGTGAcgcacatcaatgtgtttggttctCTTATGTTGGACGGGATTTTTGGCCACGTTGAGTGCACTTGTATTGTCGCACAGGAGGGGCACACAGTCAGAAAACACTCCAAAGTCTTCCAACTATTGCTTGATCCACAGCAATTGAGCACAGCAAAAAGCAACTGCTACATATTCCACTTCTGCAATTGAGAGTGTCATCGAGTTTTTCTTCCTTGTACCCCATAAGATCAGACAAAAACCCAGGAAATGTACCATTCCAAACGTGCTTTTCATGTCCACCAGATATCCTGtataatcagcatcaacatacCTAACAAGATCAAAGTTGTCTCTTGGCGGATAGTAGAGAACCAGGTCTTGCATTCCTTTGAGATATCTAAATATTCTTTTGGTAGacttcagatgagattcctttagATTAGATTGAAATCTTGCACAGAGACCCACACTGAACACAATATCGGGTCTGTTTGTAGTGAGATACAAGAGTGGCCCGATGatgcctctatacatggtctgatttacaggggaaccaggttcatccatgtCTAGACGAGTAGTTGTGGCAATAGGAGTGTCAATCCCTTTTGATGCTTCTATGTCAAACCTTTTTAGCAGCTCCTTGATGTACTTCTACTGACTTATCAATGTTCCCTTTTGAGATTGTTTCACTTGAAGTCCCAGGAAGAAATTTAATTCTCCCATCATACTCATCTCAAGCTCACTCCCTATGAGTTTTGCATAATTCTTCACATAAATTTACTGTggctccaaaaatgatatcatcaacatatatttgcaCAATGAGCAGGTTTCTTCCTCGTTTCTTCAGAAAgagagtgttgtcaattttccctcttgtaAACCCATTTTCTAGAAGGAAttttgacaacctttcataccaagACCGGGGAGCCTGCTTTAGCCCATAAAACGCCTTATCCAGTTTAAACACATGCTCAGGATACTCGTGATTTTCAAATCCAGGTGGCTGCTTGACATAAACTTCTTCTTTTAGGAGGTCAtttagaaatgcacttttgacatccatttggaacaatgtGAACTCCATATGTAATGCAAAAGCAATAAGGATTCTGATAGATTCCATTCgagcaactggagcaaaagtttcatcataatAAATCCCTTCTTCCTAATTGTAGCCTTGAACTACCAGCCTTGCCTTATTTCTTGTTATGTTTCCAAACTCATCAAATTTGTTACTGAATACCCTTCTGGTTCCTATAATAGTTCGATCTGCAAGTTGAGGAACCAGGTGTCATACTTTGTTCCTTTCAAATTGATCCAGTTTGCATCTTTCAATGCTTCTTTGCTATTTTTAGGCTCTATTTGAGAAAGAAAGGTTGAGAAGGAAAGTGAGTTTCTAGCTTTTGCCCTGGTTTGAATTCCTGAATCGAGAGGAGTAATTATGTTGTCAAGGGGGTGTGAACTTTTGTGCTTCCAATTTGGTACCTGAATCTCATTGGTAGAAGACCCAGGTATGCCTGACTGAGGTTTTTGGCCGCTTCTTGTTTCAGCAAGTGGAGTACCTTGGACCGCATCAATAATTCTGTTTTCAGCTTTAGTTGTTGTGATCGTGGGACCAGGTGTCTCTCCAATGAATGGATATGTATTTGCATCATCTTCATTGGATTCCTTGACATAACTCATCATGTTTGTCTTTCCATTTGACATGTCAATAACTTCACCTGGAACAGATAAAAGTTCTCTATCTTGATCAACACATCTGTCCTTATCACATGAGAGGTGAGATTCATCAAAGATCACATGTATACTCTCATCAACGCATTGAGTCCTTTTATTATAACCTTTATAAGCTTTGCTTTGAGATGAGTATCCCAAaaagattccttcatcacttttggCATCGAATTTCCAAGAGTTTCCTTTACATTGTTGAGGACAAAACATTTACACTCAAAAGTCCTTAGATGTGTCAGCTTGGGCTTCCTTCCATTCAGCAGTTCATATGGAGTTTTGTTTAGAAGAGACCTGATCATGCacttgttcaccaagtagcaaatAGTATTGACAGCTTCTGCCCAGAAATTCTTTGCAATCCCACTGTCAATTAACATTGTCcttgccatgtcttcaagagttcTATTATTCCTCtccacaacaccattttgttgaggtgttcttGGAGCTGAAAAATTCTGAGTGATACCACTTTCAGTATAGAACTCATCAATATGGCATTGTCGAACTCTGTCCCATGATCAGACCTGATGCAAGTTACCTTATTACCCATATTCACTTGGACCTTTTTGACGAAGGCAACAAACACTTCAAAAGTTTCATCCTTGGTTCTGAGAAACAAAGTCCAGGTAAATCTAGAGTAGTCGTCAATTATAACGAAGATGTATTTCTTTCCTCCTCTGTTTGgcaccctcataggtccacatagatccatGTGAAGAAGATCAAGTGGCCTTGAGGTACTGACTTCCTTTTTGGGCTTGAATGAGAATCTAACTTGCTTTCCTTttacacatgcatcacacacTTTGTGATCCTTGAAGCTTGACTTGGGAAGACCATGAACCAGGTCCTTCATGACCAATTTGTTCAGCAACATGAAGCTTGCATGACCTAGACTTCTATGCCATACtttagcatcatcatcaacaacacttAGACAACTGAGATCACCATTCTGCAGAGACTCAAAATCAACAACATAGATATTTTTGTATCTTTTTGCCACTAGCACCACCTCACCAGTCACGAGGTTTGTGACTGTACATAGTTTTAACAaaaattccaccttgtttccctTGTCACAGATATGGGAAACACTTAGCAAGTTGTACTTCAACCCGTTCATGTAGTACACATTTTCGATTGAGTGAGAGAGAGACTTCCCAATCCTTCCAACTCCCAGAATGTATCATTTCTTACCATTTCCAAAGGAAACACTCCCTCCGTGTAGGGCCTTAAGTGAAAGAAAATCATTTGTACTTCCAGTCATGTGCTTCGAACAGTTgctatccatgtaccattgtTGGCTGCTCCCTTTCACTATTCCTTGCACAAGGAAATCAATGGTTAGATTTAgaaacccaaacaagtttgggtcccttgtaatgaggAAAGGGGTGAATTAGGGCTCTTTCGGTCCAAACATGCattatacatttttatgtgaaggACCAGGTTCCCTAGTAGTAGTTACTTTTTAagcaaaaactttatttttctatTGAGATTGGAATCTGGCCTTACAGATTTCCTTAAAGTGCCCAGTGTTACCATAGTGAGTGCAAAGACAACTGTCAGGTATAGTAACATACTTGCTATGAGAGTTATAGGGAGTCTTTTCCCTTTGGAACCCAATTCCCTGCCTGTTTCCCCATTGTTAGTGTACATGGTAGTGATAGCATCAGAGGACCAAGTCCACTTCAGTTCAAGATCACTCTTTAATCTTCCTAGTTCTTcctgaagttgtttgtttttctcaagctCAGCACACAGACTAGACTTCACTGATTTTAACTCACTTTCAAGCTTAAGGTGTGTCTcacttgcaacttcctttccCTTTTGAGAATTTTCAGGCCTACTCTCCATTTTAAGTTCCTTAATTATTTCCTTCAGGTCCACTACCACCACTAATAGGTCATCTCTCTCATTCTCAATGGTAGCAACTCTCTCAGTTAagacttcttttcctttctgaCACACTCAATGGTCTCTTTTAGATTTACCACAACAACCATTAGATCATCTCTATCATGATCTATATTTGCAATTTTTTTCATTTAAGGCTTCCTTCTCTTTCTTCTGGTTCTCAATTGTTTCCTTTAAATCAACCACAACGACTACTAGGTCATCTCTAGACTGTTTTGCTTCTCCTAACTTCACAGTTAAAGCATCTTTATCATTTATAAGACTGTGATAAGCATTAATTAACATATTTGCCAAAGAACATGAGTTTTTTAGGAGAGcaagatttcagatttctctaaacATCTAGAAAGTTTACCTCATCACCGTCGTCATCTTCATCATCATCGGACTGAGCCATCAAGGCAAAGATTGAGTCATACTCAGTTGCTTCACCTCTATTTCAATCATTGAACTATCACCATGATcattttcttcttcagattcgttggaggagtctccccatgcagcaagagctAGTTTCACAACATTATCAACGACATTTTTCCTCTTGAAGTGTTTATCAGGAACCAGCTTCCTCTTGGTTGCTTTGTCAAAGTTGTTTTTGTATTAATCTTGCTTTAGGAGAGGGCAATACTTGATAAAATGTCCTGTCTTACCACACTTATGACATAGGTCATAACCTTTTGGCTTGTTGGAGCTCCCCCTTTTTGGAATGCCTATATTCTTGTGAACCATCTTCTGGAAACATTTTGTCAGGTAAGCTATATCAGCATCCTCGCCACTTGAATCATTGCTGTCAGTCTTGAGGACCAGGTTCTTCTCCCTTTTGGGATCTTTTCTCTCACtatccttcttcctcttcttcatttcatagGTTTTCAGATTACCGACAAGCTCATCAATGGTTAGCTCATGTAAGTCCTTCGCCTCTGTGATAGCATTCACTTTGCTTTCCTAGGAGCTGTGTAGGACACTGAGTATTTTCCTGACAAGTTTGTTTCTTGGAATGATTTTTCCAAGATAGTGAAGCTCATTGATGATAGAGGTGAAACGAGTGTGCATGTCTTGGATGGATTCATCATCTTACATCCTGAAAAGCTCGTATTCAGTTGTAAGCATGTCAATATTTTAGTGCTTGACCTGTGTTGTTCCTTTATGAGCTATCTGAAGAGCTTTCCATATTTCTTTTCCTGATTGGCATGCCAATATCCTTTTATATTCATCAAAACCAATGCCACaaacaagaattttctttgcacaAAAATTCTTTTCTATGGCCTTTCGATCAGCGTCATTGAATTCCTTCCTCGTTTTGGGAATGGTTATAGCTGGGTCGCCAACAGTCTTGGTAGAAACAAAGGGTCCATCACAGATGACATCCCAAATCTCGGAGTCTTCTGCCATTATGAAGTCGTGCATCCTAGTCTTCCATCATCCATAATATTGGCCATTGAACCTTGGCTGTCTGTAACTAGACTGGCCTTCTTTGAAGTTTGGCGGAGCAGCCATGAGGATCAtttctaggtgttagcctgatagaaaGAACCagatctgataccaattgatagaattTAATGGTACACCAAACTATTTCCACAAGACACACACACACTTCAATAAGTAAATGAGAGAGAggaattttacgtgaaaaattccCAGCTCACGGGATAAAAAATCATGACCTACctttgtaggatttcaacttcactactgagaaACTTTAGAATACAACCTGGTGTAACCTAGAAATTagcctcttaatccctcactaacttgtaacactcTATTAGaagccactttgcaatgactctattacaaagacattacaactcgactaactctagccaagacacaaacacaagggtTTATGAGTTATAAAGGGTTTCCTACGCTATGCTTCTAACTAAgataagtaggaattacaagtaaaGAACTTCAACAAAAGTACAACACAAGTAAGGACATGTAATAACTCAATAAGGGGAACTGGTCTGTTGAtatgttgttctttgttcttgatgccctaGAGAGTCACTTGCAAGATTGATGATTGACTTGAGAGAATGCTTGATCAATTCTTGAATGTGCAAgtgattttaatttaatttccttGATGTTAATAATTCATTTGTGACATCACTTAGAATGATGTAAGCAAGTTAGGTAAAGGGCATTCTCCATAAAGTTGATTGTTGCACTGTTGCATTGTTTATGTATTGTAGCATGTGCAGACAACAACTTTACAGCTGGTGCAGTTGACTTGTGCAGTTTTCTCGGTAACTGGTAGCTATCTATTCTCTCTGTTGGTCCTATGATTATGAAGAGTTGAACTGTATCCCCAACTAGAGACTTGTTGATCTTTAAGTTCTTGAGTATGTgtatcaggttccttatctgatTCTTAaaagtaagtttgttagatcattaaaATGTAATAGGGATACACATATAACCTATCAGTTTAGCTATAGTTGTTCACTATTATCAAGAAGACAAtcttgaacaattcctaagttataaatattaagattcttatatATAACTAATTatctaacaaat
This genomic stretch from Nicotiana sylvestris chromosome 9, ASM39365v2, whole genome shotgun sequence harbors:
- the LOC138877349 gene encoding uncharacterized protein — protein: MAEDSEIWDVICDGPFVSTKTVGDPAITIPKTRKEFNDADRKAIEKNFCAKKILVCGIGFDEYKRILACQSGKEIWKALQIAHKGTTQESKVNAITEAKDLHELTIDELVGNLKTYEMKKRKKDSERKDPKREKNLVLKTDSNDSSGEDADIAYLTKCFQKMVHKNIGIPKRGSSNKPKATKRKLVPDKHFKRKNVVDNVVKLALAAWGDSSNESEEENDHGDSSMIEIESDDDEDDDGDEKGKEVLTERVATIENERDDLLVVVVDLKEIIKELKMESRPENSQKGKEVASETHLKLESELKSVKSSLCAELEKNKQLQEELGRLKSDLELKWTWSSDAITTMYTNNGETGRELGSKGKRLPITLIARIVKGSSQQWYMDSNCSKHMTGSTNDFLSLKALHGGSVSFGNVTNLVTGEVVLVAKRYKNIYVVDFESLQNGDLSCLSVVDDDAKVWHRSLGHASFMLLNKLVMKDLVHGLPKSSFKDHKVCDACVKGKQVRFSFKPKKEVSTSRPLDLLHMDLCGPMRVPNRGGKKYIFVIIDDYSRFTWTLFLRTKDETFEVFVAFVKKVQVNMGNKNFSAPRTPQQNGVVERNNRTLEDMARTMLIDSGIAKNFWAEAVNTICYLVNKCMIRSLLNKTPYELLNGRKPKLTHLRTFECKCFVLNNVKETLGNSMPKVMKESFWDTHLKAKLIKVIIKGLNALMRVYICVDQDRELLSVPGEVIDMSNGKTNMMSYVKESNEDDANTYPFIGETPGPTITTTKAENRIIDAVQGTPLAETRSGQKPQSGIPGSSTNEIQVPNWKHKSSHPLDNIITPLDSGIQTRAKARNSLSFSTFLSQIEPKNSKEALKDANWINLKGTKYDTWFLNLQIELL
- the LOC138877348 gene encoding uncharacterized protein is translated as MEFTLFQMDVKSAFLNDLLKEEVYVKQPPGFENHEYPEHVFKLDKAFYGLKQAPRSWISGGHEKHVWNGTFPGFLSDLMGYKEEKLDDTLNCRSGICSSCFLLCSIAVDQAIVGRLWSVF